The genomic region CGGCACGCCCGACGGGCCGGGGTGAAGAACGGGGTGGTGCACGACAAGCTCTACCTGCCCGGGCTGATGAAGCTCAAGCGTCTGGTCGACGGGGGCTTCTTCGGCCGGATCCTCTCGGTGCGCGGCGAGTTCGGCTACTGGGTGTTCGAGGGCGACTGGCAGCCCGCGCAGCGCCCCAGCTGGAACTACCGCGCGCAGGACGGTGGCGGCATCGCGTTGGACATGTTCCCGCACTGGAGCTACGTGCTGGAGAACACCTTCGGCGCGGTACGGGCGGTCACCGCCCGGGTCGTCACGCACATCCCCCAGCGCTGGGACGAGAACGGCCAGCGCTACGACGCGACCGCCGACGACGCCGCGTACGCCATCTTCGAACTCGACGGGGGGATCGTCGCCCAGGTGAACTCGTCCTGGGCCGTCCGGGTCAACCGGGACGAGCTGGTCGAGTTCCAGGTGGACGGCACCGACGGCAGCGCGGTGGCCGGGCTGCACCGCTGCCGGGTGCAGCCGCGGGCGGTCACCCCGAAGCCGGTGTGGAACCCGGACCTCGTGGAGACCCAGCGGTTCCGCGACCAGTGGCACGAGGTGCCGGACAACGCCGTGTTCGACAACGGCTTCAAGGCCCAGTGGGAGCAGTTCGTCCGGCACGTCGTGGAGGACGCGCCGAACCCGTACGACCTGCTCTCCGGTGCCCGTGGGGTGCAGCTCGCCGACGCCGGGCTGCGCTCCTCCCGGGAGGGCCGTCGCATCGAGCTGCCGGAGCT from Micromonospora sp. WMMD812 harbors:
- a CDS encoding Gfo/Idh/MocA family oxidoreductase; protein product: MSARKLGVVMNGVTGRMGYRQHLVRSVLAIREQGGVTLSDGTRVQLEPLLVGRNETKLREIAERHDLPRWTTDLDAALADADHPVYFDAQLTQVREKSLIKAMDAGRHVYTEKPTAESFAGALELARHARRAGVKNGVVHDKLYLPGLMKLKRLVDGGFFGRILSVRGEFGYWVFEGDWQPAQRPSWNYRAQDGGGIALDMFPHWSYVLENTFGAVRAVTARVVTHIPQRWDENGQRYDATADDAAYAIFELDGGIVAQVNSSWAVRVNRDELVEFQVDGTDGSAVAGLHRCRVQPRAVTPKPVWNPDLVETQRFRDQWHEVPDNAVFDNGFKAQWEQFVRHVVEDAPNPYDLLSGARGVQLADAGLRSSREGRRIELPELTA